A stretch of Episyrphus balteatus chromosome 2, idEpiBalt1.1, whole genome shotgun sequence DNA encodes these proteins:
- the LOC129911774 gene encoding uncharacterized protein LOC129911774, whose product MNKLKNFLIVFLIISEFQYSKCYKWISLKSGDKLPENAVSIAGSDSKYVGRTKYLNTMQLAEISTGSYRDSVEHATLILYSSKIVRHQFEVLVATGKCEWIFFDKNHIPENIVRGGTSWNLEPVFVGRELGSIVSIFVTLNKKQSFPQYPYPVSNSPFYNLEVLICDSNHKWIDATSSSVPENSIRIGNDDGYVARLLGPNLHVPGIVYPKSNQTSIWYKNNKLESFNIEVLVGEPKQYKWKNMKPKTGIPENAVVCGVSDNQELTYIAKTCDIYGEIKVFPITFSETNYIDGIFKILVDTINT is encoded by the exons atgaataaattaaaaaattttctgattgtttttcttattatttccgAATTTCAATATTCAAAGT GTTACAAATGGATTTCTTTAAAATCTGGAGATAAATTACCCGAAAATGCTGTTTCAATCGCTGGAAGTGATAGTAAATATGTTGGTAggacaaaatatttaaacactATGCAACTGGCAGAAATTTCTACGGGCTCTTATCGAGATTCGGTAGAGCATGCTACCCTTATACTTTACTCTAGTAAAATAGTTCGACATCAGTTTGAAGTGTTAGTTGCCACCGGAAAATGTGagtggattttttttgataaaaatcataTCCCGGAAAATATTGTTCGTGGAGGAACTTCTTGGAATTTAGAGCCTGTTTTTGTTGGACGAGAACTTGGATCCATTGTATCGATTTTTgtaactttgaacaaaaagcaATCATTTCCTCAATATCCTTATCCTGTTAGTAATAGTCCTTTCTATAATCTGGAAGTATTAATCTGTGACAGTAACCACAAATGGATTGATGCAACTTCATCAAGTGTTCCTGAAAATAGTATTAGAATAGGAAACGATGATGGTTATGTGGCTCGCTTACTTGGACCTAATCTTCATGTTCCAGGAATTGTTTATCCTAAATCAAATCAAACTTCAATATGGTATAAGAACAATAAACTTGAATCGTTTAATATTGAAGTTCTAGTTGGTGAACCAAAACAATATaaatggaaaaatatgaaaccgAAAACTGGAATTCCAGAGAATGCAGTTGTTTGTGGTGTATCAGATAACCAAGAATTGACTTATATTGCTAAAACATGTGATATTTATGGTGAAATAAAAGTGTTTCCTATAACATTTTCTGAAACTAATTACATCGAtggtatatttaaaattttagttgaTACCATTAACacgtaa